A window of the Streptomyces sp. NBC_01351 genome harbors these coding sequences:
- the pepN gene encoding aminopeptidase N, translating into MSALTRTEAQLRARLLDVHHYAVTLDLTVGDETFDSSVDIRFTARAAGDTFVELKPEHLKSAFLDGEPLPVTALQDNRLPLTGLTEGPHELRIDTRMRYSRTGEGLHRFTDPADGETYVYSQMFMDDVQRVFAAFDQPDLKAVFEFTVTAPAHWTVLANGVTTRTAERDPGSDDGDAGERPAAAGTWHSAPTPLISTYLAAVAAGPWHSIHTRHAGLPFGIHCRQSLAPHMDTDAEEILSITTACFDRYQEKFTEPYPFDSYDQAFVPEFNAGAMENPGLVTFRDEFIYRSAVTDTERQTRAMVIAHEMAHMWFGDLVTLAWFDDIWLNESFAEYMGYQTLTEATRFTDTWTDFGVTRKSWGYDADQRPSTHPVAPHPDDVPDTASALLNFDGISYAKGASALRQLVAWLGEKDFLAGINTHFARHKFANASLADFVDSLAAHTERDVHAWADIWLRTTGIDTLTPQIEEDPHTNGAPTGWTLTIDRRGSRPHHIAVGIYDRDPADGRMLERTELLHLDVPSDEVLSVSGPRPALLVLNDTDLTYAKVRLDETSVETVLRGLSGIPDPLTRAVVWNSLRDMVRDGELDPQDYLTTAEAHLPEENDLAIVQGVITFARTQIAVRYLAPEQRTAALATLTSIARGLLRRTEDGSDPGLRLTAVRTLVDSATQPDTIAAWLADDSVPGGPELDPELRWRILARLSVLGTVDETAIDTALAADPSATGQEGAARCRAALPTPEAKAAAWQRLFHDDTLSNYLFSATAQGFWQPEQTDLVREYVPRYYPEAVALGARRGPAIAEAAGRWAFPVYAIDEANLQSGHTCLRDPAILPLLRRKLIDQLDDLSRALKVRPTN; encoded by the coding sequence ATGTCCGCACTGACGCGCACCGAAGCGCAACTCCGAGCCCGGCTCCTCGACGTCCACCACTACGCCGTCACCCTCGACCTCACCGTCGGCGACGAAACCTTCGACTCCAGCGTCGACATCCGCTTCACCGCACGCGCCGCGGGCGACACCTTCGTCGAGCTCAAGCCCGAACACCTGAAATCCGCCTTCCTGGACGGCGAACCCCTCCCCGTCACCGCCCTCCAGGACAACCGCCTTCCCCTCACCGGCCTCACCGAAGGCCCCCACGAACTGCGCATCGACACCCGCATGCGCTACTCCCGCACCGGCGAAGGCCTCCACCGCTTCACCGACCCCGCGGACGGGGAGACGTACGTCTACAGCCAGATGTTCATGGACGACGTCCAGCGCGTCTTCGCGGCCTTCGACCAGCCCGACCTCAAGGCCGTCTTCGAGTTCACGGTCACGGCCCCCGCCCACTGGACGGTCCTCGCCAACGGAGTCACCACCCGCACCGCCGAACGCGACCCCGGCAGCGACGACGGCGACGCGGGCGAGCGACCCGCGGCAGCCGGCACCTGGCACTCCGCCCCCACCCCCCTCATCTCCACCTACCTCGCCGCAGTCGCCGCAGGCCCCTGGCACAGCATCCACACCCGGCACGCCGGACTGCCCTTCGGCATCCACTGCCGCCAGTCCCTCGCCCCCCACATGGACACCGACGCCGAAGAGATCCTGTCCATCACCACGGCCTGCTTCGACCGCTACCAGGAGAAGTTCACCGAGCCCTACCCCTTCGACTCCTACGACCAGGCCTTCGTCCCCGAATTCAACGCCGGAGCCATGGAGAACCCCGGACTCGTCACCTTCCGCGACGAGTTCATCTACCGCTCCGCCGTCACCGACACCGAACGCCAGACCCGCGCCATGGTCATCGCCCACGAAATGGCCCACATGTGGTTCGGCGACCTCGTCACCCTCGCCTGGTTCGACGACATCTGGCTCAACGAATCCTTCGCCGAATACATGGGCTACCAGACCCTCACCGAAGCCACCCGCTTCACCGACACCTGGACAGACTTCGGCGTCACCCGTAAATCCTGGGGCTACGACGCAGACCAGCGCCCCTCCACCCACCCCGTCGCCCCCCACCCCGACGACGTCCCCGACACCGCCTCCGCCCTCCTCAACTTCGACGGCATCTCCTACGCCAAGGGCGCCTCCGCGCTGCGCCAACTCGTCGCCTGGCTCGGCGAGAAGGACTTCCTCGCCGGCATCAACACCCACTTCGCCCGCCACAAATTCGCCAACGCCTCCCTCGCCGACTTCGTCGACTCCCTCGCCGCCCACACCGAACGCGACGTCCACGCCTGGGCCGACATCTGGCTGCGCACCACCGGCATCGACACCCTCACCCCCCAGATCGAGGAAGACCCCCACACCAACGGCGCCCCCACCGGCTGGACCCTCACCATCGACCGCCGCGGCAGCCGCCCCCACCACATCGCCGTCGGCATCTACGACCGCGACCCCGCCGACGGCCGCATGCTGGAGCGCACCGAACTCCTCCACCTCGACGTCCCCTCCGACGAGGTCCTCTCCGTCAGCGGCCCCCGCCCCGCACTCCTCGTCCTCAACGACACCGACCTCACCTACGCCAAGGTCCGCCTCGACGAAACCTCCGTCGAAACCGTCCTGCGCGGCCTCTCCGGCATCCCCGACCCGCTCACCCGCGCCGTCGTCTGGAACTCCCTGCGCGACATGGTCCGCGACGGCGAACTCGACCCGCAGGACTACCTCACCACCGCCGAGGCCCACCTCCCCGAGGAAAACGACCTCGCCATCGTCCAGGGCGTCATCACCTTCGCCCGCACCCAGATCGCCGTCCGCTACCTCGCCCCCGAACAGCGCACCGCGGCCCTCGCCACCCTCACGTCGATCGCCCGCGGCCTGCTGCGCCGCACCGAGGACGGCTCGGATCCGGGCCTGCGGCTGACCGCCGTACGCACCCTCGTCGACAGCGCCACCCAGCCCGACACCATCGCCGCATGGCTCGCCGACGACTCCGTCCCCGGCGGCCCCGAACTCGACCCCGAGCTGCGCTGGCGCATCCTCGCCCGCCTCTCCGTACTCGGCACGGTCGACGAAACCGCCATCGACACCGCGCTGGCCGCCGACCCCAGCGCCACCGGCCAGGAAGGCGCCGCCCGCTGCCGCGCCGCCCTGCCCACCCCCGAGGCCAAGGCCGCCGCCTGGCAGCGCCTCTTCCACGACGACACCCTGTCCAACTACCTCTTCAGCGCCACCGCCCAGGGCTTCTGGCAGCCCGAACAGACCGACCTCGTACGGGAATACGTGCCCCGCTACTACCCCGAGGCAGTGGCCCTCGGCGCCCGCCGCGGCCCGGCCATCGCCGAAGCCGCCGGCCGCTGGGCCTTCCCCGTCTACGCCATCGACGAGGCCAACCTCCAGTCCGGCCACACCTGCCTCCGGGACCCGGCCATCCTCCCGCTCCTCCGCCGCAAACTGATCGACCAACTGGACGACCTCTCCCGAGCCCTCAAAGTCCGCCCAACCAACTAG
- a CDS encoding serine protease yields the protein MARTAQPPTKGSVLTVSTLARLLKRTLAASAVALAAVSLQPGTATASTNPVVGGTRAAQGEFPFMVRLSMGCGGALYTQQIVLTAAHCVNGSGNNTTITATAGVVDLRSSSAIKVKSTKVLQAPGYNGKGKDWALVKLAKPINLPTLKIAETKAFDNGTFTVAGWGATREGGGQQRYLMKATVPFVSDADCQAAYGSDLVPTQEICAGFLDQGGVDTCQGDSGGPMFRRDTAGAWIQVGIVSWGQGCARPDYPGVYTEVSTFAAEIKAAAATL from the coding sequence ATGGCGCGCACCGCCCAACCCCCCACGAAAGGCAGTGTGTTGACTGTGTCCACCCTCGCGCGACTCCTCAAGCGCACCCTCGCCGCCAGCGCGGTCGCCCTCGCGGCCGTCAGCCTCCAGCCCGGCACCGCCACCGCCTCCACGAACCCCGTCGTCGGCGGCACCCGCGCGGCCCAAGGCGAATTCCCCTTCATGGTCCGCCTCTCCATGGGCTGCGGCGGCGCCCTCTACACCCAGCAGATCGTCCTCACCGCCGCCCACTGCGTGAACGGCTCCGGCAACAACACCACCATCACCGCCACCGCCGGCGTCGTCGACCTGCGCAGCTCCAGCGCCATCAAGGTCAAATCCACCAAGGTCCTCCAAGCCCCCGGCTACAACGGCAAGGGCAAGGACTGGGCCCTCGTCAAACTCGCCAAGCCCATCAACCTGCCCACCCTCAAGATCGCCGAGACCAAGGCCTTCGACAACGGCACCTTCACCGTCGCCGGCTGGGGCGCCACCCGCGAAGGCGGAGGCCAGCAGCGCTACCTCATGAAGGCCACCGTCCCCTTCGTCTCCGACGCCGACTGCCAGGCCGCGTACGGCAGCGACCTCGTCCCGACCCAGGAAATCTGCGCGGGCTTCCTCGACCAGGGCGGCGTCGACACCTGCCAGGGCGACTCCGGCGGCCCCATGTTCCGCCGGGACACCGCGGGAGCCTGGATCCAGGTCGGCATAGTCAGCTGGGGCCAGGGCTGCGCCCGCCCCGACTACCCCGGCGTCTACACCGAGGTGTCCACCTTCGCGGCCGAGATCAAGGCCGCCGCGGCCACCCTCTAG
- a CDS encoding flavin reductase family protein, with the protein MERLIDPAAFREVLGAFASGITVVAAVGDDGRPAGLACQSFASLSLDPPLVLLCVGKSSSSWPAVRAAGRFGVSILAEDQREVCQALGRRGGEKFDGVDWELSEHGAVRISGALATVDCALEEVHEAGDHYLVTARVLEPAARDGGSPLLYFRSDYATGAFE; encoded by the coding sequence GTGGAACGGCTGATCGACCCGGCCGCGTTCCGCGAGGTGCTCGGAGCCTTCGCCTCCGGGATCACCGTCGTCGCGGCCGTCGGGGACGACGGCCGCCCGGCGGGACTGGCCTGCCAGTCCTTCGCCTCCCTGTCCCTGGACCCGCCGCTGGTCCTGCTGTGCGTGGGGAAGTCCTCCTCCAGCTGGCCCGCCGTCCGGGCGGCAGGCCGGTTCGGGGTCAGCATCCTCGCCGAGGATCAGCGGGAGGTCTGCCAGGCCCTCGGGCGGCGCGGCGGCGAGAAGTTCGACGGCGTGGACTGGGAACTGTCCGAGCACGGGGCGGTCCGGATCTCCGGGGCGCTCGCCACCGTCGACTGCGCCCTCGAAGAGGTCCACGAGGCCGGTGACCACTACCTGGTCACCGCCCGGGTCCTCGAACCGGCCGCCCGCGACGGCGGATCGCCCCTGCTGTACTTCCGCAGCGACTACGCCACCGGAGCCTTCGAATGA
- a CDS encoding FAD-dependent oxidoreductase — protein sequence MTSDSQPEYEPEYEYEYDVVVVGSGAAGLAAAVTARLRGLTALVVEKTDKYGGSTALSGGAIWVPGNLHLDRAGLADTYDKARAYLDATVGDRVPEARKDAYLAHGPRMVKEFHDRTEIRFMYTPGYSDYFPEAQGGMAQGRSIEPCIVDFKQLGALRHDMRRAGLPTYGLTMTSYDFRFLNMVSRTWAGKKVSLKVGARAVKALATGRTLLSLGEALVARMRLSLHRLGGDLWLSAPLTGLVTDASGRVAGVRVTQAGREVTVRARGGVVLASGGFSHDQALREKYLPQPTSTAWTHASEGQTGDALRLVAELGAATDLLDKVWGAPSVCPPGEKPFFLVADRGIPGMVIVNEAGERYANEAAPYHAFVDRMYAADRPDARTVPSWLILDARSKARYIFAGLFPGQPFPKRWLESGFLKRADSVEELARQISAPALPAAIRRFNGFAEEGVDGDFGRGNSVYDRYYGDPTLPNPNLAPIDKGPFYAVPVHPGDIGTKGGLVTDGNGRVLREDGEVIAGLYASGNCSAAVMGETYPGPGATIGPAMAFSWAAVNAIAGEAPAPAPAR from the coding sequence ATGACGTCCGACAGTCAGCCCGAGTACGAGCCCGAGTACGAGTACGAGTACGACGTGGTCGTGGTGGGATCCGGCGCGGCCGGACTCGCCGCCGCCGTCACCGCCCGGCTGCGGGGCCTGACCGCCCTCGTCGTGGAGAAGACCGACAAGTACGGCGGCTCCACCGCCCTGTCCGGCGGCGCGATCTGGGTCCCCGGCAACCTCCACCTCGACCGGGCCGGCCTCGCCGACACCTACGACAAGGCCCGCGCCTACCTCGACGCCACCGTCGGCGACCGGGTCCCCGAGGCCCGCAAGGACGCCTACCTCGCCCACGGGCCGCGCATGGTCAAGGAGTTCCACGACCGCACCGAGATCCGCTTCATGTACACCCCCGGCTACTCGGACTACTTCCCCGAGGCGCAGGGCGGCATGGCGCAGGGCCGCTCCATCGAGCCGTGCATCGTGGACTTCAAGCAGCTGGGCGCGCTGCGCCACGACATGCGCCGGGCGGGCCTGCCCACGTACGGGCTGACCATGACCTCGTACGACTTCCGCTTCCTGAACATGGTCAGCCGCACCTGGGCCGGCAAGAAGGTGTCCCTGAAGGTCGGGGCGCGCGCGGTGAAGGCACTGGCCACCGGCCGCACCCTGCTCTCCCTCGGCGAGGCGCTGGTCGCCCGCATGCGGCTCTCCCTGCACCGGCTCGGCGGGGACCTGTGGCTGTCGGCGCCGCTGACCGGCCTGGTCACCGACGCGTCCGGCCGGGTGGCCGGCGTACGGGTCACCCAGGCAGGGCGCGAGGTGACCGTACGGGCCCGGGGAGGGGTGGTGCTGGCCTCCGGCGGGTTCTCGCACGACCAGGCGCTGCGCGAGAAGTACCTTCCGCAGCCCACCTCCACGGCCTGGACGCACGCCTCGGAGGGGCAGACCGGTGACGCCCTGCGGCTGGTTGCGGAACTGGGGGCCGCCACCGACCTGCTCGACAAGGTGTGGGGCGCGCCCTCGGTGTGCCCGCCCGGGGAGAAGCCGTTCTTCCTCGTCGCCGACCGCGGCATCCCGGGCATGGTCATCGTCAACGAGGCGGGGGAGCGGTACGCCAACGAGGCAGCGCCGTACCACGCGTTCGTGGACCGGATGTACGCCGCGGACCGTCCCGATGCCCGGACCGTGCCGTCCTGGCTCATCCTCGACGCCCGCTCCAAGGCCCGGTACATCTTCGCCGGCCTCTTCCCCGGGCAACCCTTCCCCAAGCGGTGGCTGGAGAGCGGCTTCCTGAAGCGGGCCGACAGCGTGGAGGAGCTGGCCCGGCAGATCTCGGCGCCCGCACTGCCCGCCGCGATCCGCCGCTTCAACGGCTTCGCCGAGGAGGGAGTCGACGGGGACTTCGGGCGCGGGAACAGCGTCTACGACCGCTACTACGGCGACCCGACCCTGCCCAATCCGAACCTGGCGCCGATCGACAAGGGCCCCTTCTACGCGGTGCCCGTACACCCGGGGGACATCGGCACCAAGGGCGGTCTGGTCACCGACGGGAACGGCCGGGTGCTGCGCGAGGACGGGGAGGTGATCGCGGGCCTCTACGCCTCCGGGAACTGCTCGGCGGCGGTGATGGGGGAGACCTACCCCGGCCCGGGCGCCACGATCGGCCCGGCCATGGCCTTCAGCTGGGCGGCGGTCAACGCCATCGCGGGGGAGGCGCCGGCCCCGGCCCCGGCCCGCTGA
- a CDS encoding sensor histidine kinase — MSPLRSWARRHPHTADLIRLALSLVLLALVTFEGVVLARRPSLPHATVWVSGILVCLSAAPWPAIPLLTRAWFAAAVTWTATLVLIFGNHPIVVWGGGEALALLVLLSQVLLRAPARTAAVLGPLLGLGCMAVPVRDTDPGRFTLLFSVLTVVISTYSLLLRLQSVQRVRDLHAVRTAERLELARELHDLVAHHVTGIVVEARAARFTKVSAEHAAEILGRIETAGDEALGSMRRLVKVLRENDGSTAATTPVAGLADIRDLAERFSATGPPVVLYIEEGLDNRLPGHVAATAHRIVLEALTNIGKHAATATAVRIGLRTVPTRLTGPAGPTDSTGLEVRITDDGGRPAKLSENARGGGYGLAGMAERTEALGGTLTAGPTPEGGWLVTALLPL; from the coding sequence ATGAGCCCCCTGCGCAGCTGGGCCCGCCGGCACCCCCACACCGCCGACCTGATCCGCCTCGCCCTCTCCCTCGTCCTCCTCGCCCTCGTCACCTTCGAGGGCGTCGTCCTCGCCCGCCGGCCCAGCCTCCCGCACGCCACCGTCTGGGTGTCCGGCATCCTCGTCTGCCTCAGCGCCGCGCCCTGGCCGGCCATCCCCCTCCTCACCCGTGCCTGGTTCGCCGCCGCCGTCACCTGGACCGCAACCCTCGTCCTGATCTTCGGCAACCACCCCATCGTCGTCTGGGGCGGCGGCGAGGCCCTCGCCCTCCTCGTCCTCCTCTCCCAGGTCCTGCTCCGCGCCCCCGCCCGCACCGCCGCCGTCCTCGGCCCCCTCCTCGGCCTCGGCTGCATGGCCGTACCCGTCCGCGACACCGACCCCGGCCGCTTCACCCTCCTCTTCTCCGTCCTCACCGTCGTCATCAGCACCTACTCGCTCCTCCTGCGCCTCCAGTCCGTCCAGCGCGTACGCGACCTGCACGCCGTCCGCACCGCCGAACGCCTGGAACTCGCCCGCGAGCTCCACGACCTCGTCGCCCACCACGTCACCGGCATCGTCGTCGAGGCCCGCGCCGCCCGCTTCACCAAGGTCTCCGCCGAACACGCCGCCGAGATCCTCGGCCGCATCGAAACCGCCGGCGACGAAGCCCTCGGCTCGATGCGCCGCCTCGTCAAGGTCCTCCGCGAGAACGACGGCTCCACCGCCGCCACCACCCCCGTCGCCGGCCTCGCCGACATCCGCGACCTCGCCGAACGGTTCTCCGCCACCGGCCCGCCCGTGGTCCTCTACATCGAGGAAGGCCTGGACAACCGACTCCCCGGCCACGTCGCCGCCACCGCCCACCGCATCGTCCTCGAAGCCCTCACCAACATCGGCAAGCACGCCGCCACCGCCACCGCCGTCCGCATCGGCCTGCGCACCGTCCCCACCCGCCTCACCGGCCCCGCGGGCCCCACCGACTCCACCGGCCTCGAAGTCCGCATCACCGACGACGGCGGCCGCCCCGCCAAACTCTCCGAGAACGCCCGCGGCGGAGGCTACGGACTCGCCGGCATGGCCGAACGCACCGAAGCCCTCGGCGGCACCCTCACCGCCGGCCCCACCCCCGAAGGCGGCTGGCTCGTCACCGCGCTCCTGCCCCTGTGA
- a CDS encoding pyridoxal phosphate-dependent decarboxylase family protein, which translates to MTAPPPGPGPGPRPGPRPGPGHRHGPAPETPPLAGGATGAAALRPLLDTVLTALHTGAQERGGPLPPGGPDTVTAHVTAALGDVLPDHGTGPHEALRTLVHTLAAGAADPADPLCAAHLHCPPLAVAAAADFAAAALNPSLDSWDQAPAASAIEALVTRTLAAEFYDTAHPDALVTTGGTEANQLALLLARERHGPGLTVLHGANAHHSITRAAWLLGLPPTRTLPTPTGTIDPAHLAEALAATPGPTLVTATAGTTDAGLIDPLPHIADLCDRYGADLHIDAAYGGPLALSPRHRDKLAGIDRAHSITVDLHKLGWQPVAAGLLLVPDTALLAPLAHQADYLNATDDTEAGLPDLLGRSLRTTRRPDALKIATTLRALGRDGLVALIDHTCALAHDLATRLDAHPGFELHAPPTISTVLFRPADATDEDIATLRRTLLHQGRAVLGRTHADSRLWLKATLLNPHTTARDLDTLITLLEGSTHR; encoded by the coding sequence ATGACCGCGCCGCCGCCCGGCCCCGGCCCCGGCCCCCGCCCCGGCCCCCGCCCCGGCCCGGGCCACCGCCACGGCCCCGCCCCCGAAACACCCCCACTCGCCGGCGGAGCCACCGGCGCCGCGGCCCTGCGCCCCCTCCTCGACACCGTCCTCACCGCACTCCACACCGGCGCACAAGAACGCGGCGGCCCCCTCCCACCCGGCGGCCCCGACACCGTCACCGCACACGTCACGGCCGCACTGGGCGACGTACTGCCCGACCACGGAACCGGCCCGCACGAAGCGCTCCGCACCCTCGTCCACACCCTCGCCGCAGGCGCCGCCGACCCCGCCGACCCCCTCTGCGCCGCCCACCTGCACTGCCCGCCCCTCGCCGTCGCGGCTGCCGCCGACTTCGCCGCCGCCGCCCTCAACCCCTCACTCGACTCCTGGGACCAGGCCCCCGCCGCCTCCGCGATCGAGGCGCTCGTCACCCGCACGCTCGCCGCCGAGTTCTACGACACCGCCCACCCCGACGCCCTCGTCACCACCGGCGGCACCGAAGCCAACCAACTCGCCCTGCTCCTGGCCCGCGAACGCCACGGCCCCGGCCTCACCGTCCTGCACGGAGCCAACGCCCACCACTCCATCACCCGCGCCGCCTGGCTCCTCGGCCTCCCACCCACCCGCACCCTCCCCACCCCCACCGGCACCATCGACCCCGCCCACCTCGCCGAGGCCCTCGCCGCCACCCCCGGCCCCACCCTCGTCACCGCCACCGCGGGCACCACCGACGCCGGACTCATCGACCCCCTCCCGCACATAGCCGACCTCTGCGACCGCTACGGCGCCGACCTCCACATCGACGCCGCCTACGGGGGACCGCTCGCCCTCAGCCCCCGCCACCGCGACAAACTCGCCGGAATCGACCGCGCCCACTCGATCACCGTCGACCTCCACAAACTCGGCTGGCAGCCCGTCGCCGCAGGACTCCTCCTCGTCCCCGACACCGCCCTGCTCGCCCCCCTCGCGCACCAGGCCGACTACCTCAACGCCACCGACGACACCGAAGCCGGCCTCCCCGACCTCCTCGGCCGCTCCCTGCGCACCACCCGCCGCCCCGACGCCCTCAAGATCGCCACCACCCTGCGCGCGCTCGGCCGCGACGGCCTGGTCGCCCTCATCGACCACACCTGCGCCCTCGCACACGACCTCGCCACCCGCCTCGACGCCCACCCCGGCTTCGAACTCCACGCACCCCCCACCATCAGCACCGTCCTCTTCCGGCCCGCCGACGCCACCGACGAGGACATCGCCACCCTGCGCCGCACCCTCCTCCACCAAGGCCGCGCCGTCCTCGGCCGCACCCACGCCGACAGCCGCCTCTGGCTCAAAGCCACCCTCCTCAACCCCCACACCACGGCGAGGGACCTGGACACCCTCATCACCCTCCTGGAAGGCAGCACCCACCGATGA
- a CDS encoding response regulator transcription factor produces the protein MAIRVVIADDQDMVRTGFRMILESQPDIEVVADVVDGEAALAAVDEHQPDVLLLDIRMPKLDGLEVTRRLSGRDRPRIVIVTTFDLDEYVHAALHGGASGFLLKDASPAMLVEAVRAAAVGDSLVSPAITVRLLREMAPRTPAHPARRPAEPLTEREREVVRCLARGLTNAEIAGELYVSLSTVKTHLANVQAKLDARNRVEIAAWAWESGLAATTA, from the coding sequence ATGGCGATCAGAGTGGTCATCGCGGACGACCAGGACATGGTCAGAACCGGCTTCCGGATGATCCTCGAAAGCCAGCCGGACATCGAGGTCGTCGCCGACGTCGTCGACGGCGAGGCCGCCCTCGCCGCCGTCGACGAGCACCAGCCGGACGTCCTCCTCCTCGACATCCGCATGCCGAAACTCGACGGCCTCGAAGTCACCCGACGCCTCTCCGGCCGCGACCGGCCACGCATCGTCATCGTCACCACCTTCGACCTCGACGAGTACGTCCACGCGGCGCTCCACGGCGGAGCGTCCGGCTTCCTCCTGAAAGACGCGAGCCCGGCCATGCTGGTTGAAGCGGTCCGCGCGGCAGCCGTCGGCGACTCCCTCGTCTCGCCCGCCATCACCGTCCGCCTCCTCCGCGAAATGGCCCCCCGCACCCCCGCCCACCCGGCCCGCCGCCCCGCGGAACCCCTGACCGAACGGGAACGCGAGGTCGTACGCTGCCTCGCGCGCGGCCTGACCAACGCCGAGATCGCGGGGGAGCTCTACGTCTCCCTCTCCACGGTCAAAACCCACCTGGCCAACGTCCAGGCCAAACTTGACGCTCGCAACCGCGTGGAAATCGCCGCCTGGGCCTGGGAAAGCGGCCTGGCCGCCACGACGGCGTGA
- a CDS encoding HAD family acid phosphatase produces the protein MRSTRTAATTAALAAAAAVLTLVPATAAQAAPTATTSYTASAPGGNAAILGIDYGTWQRDVATVIDGVRPAIEQRIATAKPGEKPAIVLDIDNSSLETDFHWFWTVPTPAIAKVRELTRYANERGVAIFFVTARPGILYSPTAWNLRTVGYPVTGLYVRDLPALFGEVSAYKTAKRAEIEANGYTIIANIGNKESDLVGGHAELTVKLPDYDGKLS, from the coding sequence ATGCGCAGCACCCGTACCGCCGCCACCACCGCCGCACTGGCCGCGGCCGCCGCCGTCCTGACCCTGGTTCCGGCCACGGCAGCCCAGGCGGCCCCCACTGCCACCACCTCGTACACCGCGTCCGCGCCCGGCGGGAACGCGGCCATTCTCGGCATCGACTACGGCACGTGGCAGCGCGACGTCGCCACCGTCATCGACGGGGTCCGCCCCGCGATCGAGCAGCGCATCGCCACCGCCAAGCCCGGCGAGAAGCCCGCGATCGTCCTCGACATCGACAACAGCTCGCTGGAGACGGACTTCCACTGGTTCTGGACCGTCCCGACCCCCGCGATCGCCAAGGTGCGCGAGCTCACCCGGTACGCCAACGAGCGCGGGGTGGCCATCTTCTTCGTCACCGCCCGCCCCGGGATCCTCTACTCCCCCACCGCGTGGAACCTCCGGACCGTCGGCTACCCGGTGACGGGCCTCTACGTCCGTGACCTGCCCGCCCTGTTCGGCGAGGTCAGCGCCTACAAGACGGCCAAGCGCGCGGAGATCGAGGCGAACGGCTACACGATCATCGCCAACATCGGCAACAAGGAGAGCGACCTCGTCGGCGGGCACGCCGAGCTCACGGTCAAGCTGCCGGATTACGACGGCAAGCTGTCCTAG
- a CDS encoding VOC family protein, translated as MDIRALGYLRIETADLAAWRTYVLDVLGMNEAQGSTDTQLNVRIDDRIHRFQFVAGAQDRLLAAGFEVANARALQDAAAELEAAGYAVKGGDAATLADRRVQGLVHCEDPSGNPLELYWGQAQDHTPLAAPYGNRFVTGDMGLGHVVLPAPDTEATLDFYENLLGFQLRDSMKLPPVAVPTGAPGKDFHWMHFLSPNRRHHSLGLYPGALPPGIVHFMVELERLDDVGYCLDRMNKAGIPIASTLGRHSNDHMVSFYAQAPGGFQVEYGWDGLIVDPATWTAKEITADSFWGHQWNG; from the coding sequence ATGGACATCCGCGCACTCGGATACCTCCGCATCGAGACCGCCGACCTCGCCGCGTGGCGTACGTACGTCCTCGACGTCCTCGGCATGAACGAGGCCCAGGGCTCCACGGACACGCAGCTGAACGTCCGCATCGACGATCGCATCCACCGCTTCCAGTTCGTCGCCGGCGCCCAGGACCGGCTGCTCGCCGCCGGCTTCGAGGTGGCGAACGCCCGCGCCCTGCAGGACGCGGCCGCCGAGTTGGAGGCCGCCGGATATGCGGTCAAGGGGGGCGACGCCGCCACCCTCGCCGACCGGCGCGTCCAGGGCCTGGTCCACTGCGAGGACCCCAGCGGGAACCCCCTGGAGCTCTACTGGGGCCAGGCACAGGACCACACCCCGCTCGCCGCCCCGTACGGGAACCGCTTCGTCACGGGCGACATGGGCCTCGGCCACGTCGTCCTGCCGGCCCCCGACACGGAGGCCACCCTCGACTTCTACGAGAACCTCCTCGGCTTCCAGCTGCGCGACTCGATGAAGCTGCCCCCGGTCGCCGTCCCCACCGGAGCCCCCGGCAAGGACTTCCACTGGATGCACTTCCTCAGCCCCAACCGCCGCCACCACAGCCTCGGCCTCTACCCGGGCGCGCTGCCGCCCGGCATCGTCCACTTCATGGTCGAACTGGAGCGGCTCGACGACGTCGGCTACTGCCTGGACCGGATGAACAAGGCGGGCATCCCCATCGCCTCCACCCTCGGCCGGCACTCCAACGACCACATGGTCTCCTTCTACGCGCAGGCCCCCGGCGGCTTCCAGGTCGAGTACGGCTGGGACGGGCTGATCGTCGACCCCGCCACCTGGACGGCGAAGGAGATCACCGCGGACAGCTTCTGGGGCCACCAGTGGAACGGCTGA
- a CDS encoding chorismate mutase encodes MNNSDTDSDIDNGIDERVAAELARLRDSIDNIDAAVVHMLAERFKCTQQVGHLKARHQLPPADPGREAAQIARLRQLAENAKLDPAFAEKLLNFIIAEVIRHHETIAAGEEDK; translated from the coding sequence ATGAACAACAGCGACACCGACAGCGACATCGACAACGGGATCGACGAACGCGTCGCCGCCGAACTCGCCCGCCTGCGCGACAGCATCGACAACATCGACGCGGCCGTGGTCCACATGCTCGCCGAGCGTTTCAAGTGCACCCAGCAGGTCGGGCACCTCAAGGCCCGCCACCAGCTGCCCCCGGCCGACCCGGGCCGCGAAGCCGCCCAGATCGCCCGGCTGCGCCAGCTCGCCGAGAACGCCAAACTCGACCCGGCCTTCGCCGAGAAGCTCCTCAACTTCATCATCGCCGAGGTCATCCGCCACCACGAGACGATCGCCGCGGGCGAAGAAGACAAGTAG